AGGAGGAGAGGTTTGATGCGTCTATCAACGCTTCTTCTTCACGCTGCATATTGCTAAGCATTTCACTCACCTATAGTATGGAGCTGCCGTCTTGTATTAACCCCCTGCTTAAAGAGGCTACAAATAAACCGCTTGGCTCTGGTGTCCATACCGTTGCTGACGGCGATACACACCTTATCTGACACTCTTCGCTAGCCACGTAATAAGCTCTGTCGTCTTCGCCGAAGATGATAGGTCTGAACTTCGCTCTATCAACGAGCGCAAGCAGATATACATCTCTCCCATCACAATACCCAGCCACTACCGTAAACGGGCCGTCAAGCTGGCACCCTCTTGCCTCAGCCATAAGCAGCTTAACTTCATCTCTAATATTAGATGTGCTGACTGTGTACTCATAAGGGTTCTGAAGTATCAGAAGCGCCTGTCTAAGCGAGTAGCCCTTAACTCTAAGCAAGTAGTCCAGCATATAAGCTATAACCTCACTATCTGTGCCTACGAAGCTCAGATAGCCTGCTAACCTCAGTAGCTGAAGATTTGAGCCGTAGGAGCTTATGTCCCCGTTGTGGACTACAGCGACCTCGTTCGCTGAAAACGGATGAGACCAAACCGGTGTTGTACCTGGTGAGTTTGTCGGCTGCCTTGTGTGGGCTAGCCACAGATCAGCTTCATATCTATGTGTATTCAGCTCATACTCCCCAGCTACATCATGAGGGTACCCCACTCCCTTGAATACGTTTACATATCTCCCATATGAGAAGATTCTACCCCTAACCCCTCCCTCATCAAAGAGCCTTATGTTGATCTGATCTACTATGGATTGGAGAGTATGCGGTGAGGCTTCAGCCCTAACCTCATAAACCTTAAAGCCCCCCTTATGGTCAAATGTAGGCGTCTCCTCCCCTAAGATGATCAACCTGCTGCCCTTAGCGTAACTTAGTAGCGTAGACCTAACATAATGTAAAGTCTCAGGGGAATCAACAAATATCTTGATTCGAATAGGCGGTGCTTTTCCATCTGGAATATCAAAGTAGGCGAAACCCGCACCTAGACTGCTTCCTCTAAACCGCACACTCTCAATAGCTTTAACAGCGGTCAAATTACCGATCTTAGGCTCTCCCCTCTTTCTCAGAACGCCGAATACTCCGCACCCATGCTTGACAACAGGTATATGGTATCTAGGTTCCAGCAGCCTTCACCTTAAGCCTGTTCCTCGTACTCGGCTCTAGATCTACACTTCTTAGGAGTTCACGATTCCCTACTACAGATGTGTATATGCTGCTCACCCCGCTTGCGCCTGCGAGAAGCCTTATCTCGCCTTTGACTGCTAAGATGAAGTTTTCGAGTCTTTGGCGGGCTTCAGCGAGGTCGAGCCTCTTCCCCTCCTCATAACCTATAGCTATCAGCGCTGCTTTACTCAACCCAACGGCGTCTGCACCCAAACACAAGAGCTTAAAGGCGTCATCAGCCCCCCTTACCACACTTCCGCCGCTTAGAAGACTAATCTGGTTTCTAACAGGTACCCCTCCGTAGAAGAGTTCCCGCAGCGCCCAGTCTGCCTCAGAGGTCATAACCGCGACATCAAGTCCTATCGGCGGGTACATCAGATCTGTGTCTATGAGGACTGCGTCAAATCCTCGGCGTATCAGCTGGGGGAGTGAAGCCAAGCTCTCTTCTGTGGGAGGTACCCTAACGTAGAGCGGCGTGTCTGGAAAGGCTTTTCTGAACGGCTTCGTTTCGCACCAAGTATCAACAACAATAGCCCCAACACCATTCGGCACATCTTCCACTTCGTCTGCAGCATACATTATACGGCTTAAGTAGTTGGCGAGGTGCTCACCGTAATCATCCTTGTCAACGTACAGCATCAAACCCATAGCCTTAGCAACTTTAGCGAAGATCAATGTAAGCTCTTTAGGTCCATCCCTGAGGTGTGAAAAGTAGAGTGGGAGTGAAAGCCTCACCCCACTCAAATAGGCTGCGGTTTCAACAACCTCCCTGTATGGGTCTATACTCGGCCTTGTAACCTGCGCTCCATCTATGAAAAGGTAGTCACATACAGCTTTAGGAGGCTCTACAAAAGGAGGGCCTAGACTCCCAGTGCCAGCTAATGCAGGCTCACCTCCATTATGCCCATAGAACCCAGCGATCTCTCTTAGATGCCTAACCCTCTTTTGAGACCAGTACTCACCCTCCTCCACAACTCGACAGATCTTGCGCCCTTCTACCAACTTAACACCTAGGATAGATGCTGTCTCATCCCACATGTCGAACGCCTCCAGCAGATCCCTCCTACCTACAAGCTCGCTAACGCTTCTTAAACCGAGGGAGCTGACGATAAGCCTCAACTCTTCAACCCATCCTCGTACGAAGTTCGTAAGTTTTTCAACCGCCTTATCCAGAGAAAGAACCTTTTCTGAGTTGGGTGTAACCTTATTGGTCAGAAGGGTGGGGCAGTACCCTGTGTGGCATCTATGGCACATAATGCAACCCATTGCTATTAACGCTGCTGTACCCAGATAGACGCAGTCTGCCCCTAAAGCCATAAGTTTAGCAGCATCCTCAGCGCTGCTTACGCGCCCAGCCGCTATTACTGAGAAGCCTTCCCTAAGCCCCTCCTTTCTCAGCAGCTTGTCAACAGAAGCTACAGCTATTTCTATCGGTAAACCTACGTTGTCACTAATAACTAGGGGTGATGCTCCGGTGCCGCCACCAGCACCATCCAATATTATCCCATCGCCACCCATTCTTGCGACACCAGTCGCTATGAACTGCACGTAGTTTGTAGCCCCGACTTTAACGAAGACTGGTTTGCCAGTAGCCTCTTTTATAGCCTCTATCCTCCGCCCAAGGTCCTCTATTGAATATATGTCGTGGTGTGGTGAGGGTGATATAGCTGGTTTACCAACAGGTATTCTTCTAACTCTAGAGATGGGTTCTGTCACCTTAGCCCCAGGTAGATGCCCGCCTATACCCGGCTTAGCACCCTGACCGATTTTAATCACCACAGCCAACCCCTTATTCAACACATCCACGTCTACACCGAACCTAGCCGAAGCCCACTGCACAGTAATTCTCCTAGCTTTAGCCACCTCAGGGTGCAACCCACCTTCTCCTGTTCCAGCCAAGGTTTCTGTGATGTCAGCAGCTTTAGCTAGCGCGATGTTCGCTACACCTGAGAGGCTGCCGAACGACATATCGGCAAAATATATTGGCGCTGAGAGCTGTATTCTACCTCTACCTATATTCACCTTACTATCCACTGTGTTCTGCGGATCACAAACCGCTTTGAACCTCAATCTATCTAAAGGTCTTGACGACTTTTCTTCAGGCGGAGCCCACATCCTAACCGCTCTGCCCGTCTCAGCCAATGATCTGATGTGCATTATCTTCTGGGTCGTCCAAAACTCCTTCTGGATCTGCTTAGGTAGGTTGATGTAATGATCTAAGACCTTAATTTCAGAGATCTGTAAACCCCTATCCCCAGCGCCGTGCTGTCTGAGCAAGCCTAGGAGATTCTAAAAAAGACTAATGTTTTTAAATACATAGTACATCATCTTGGCATCAGAATGTACCGATTTGATACAACTATTGGTAAAAGAGGGAGAATCTGGTATAATCTTCAGACGACTTTATGACCCATTATCTACGTTTACCGAGCGGGGCCTTCTTGTTGACTCTCTCACGTTGTAGGGGGTGATGCCCTTTAACCCGCATCTAGAAAATGTGTGAAAGAAAATCCATCTTCCACAAAAGCTAAAGCCTTTGGCATCCTAGATATCTTGGCTTCTGAATTCAAATAGGTAGGTTGAAGTCTTCTTTAGCCGTAGTCAAAACCACATGTGTGTTTGTTCGCTCGACGTATGGCATCTTCAGAAGGCTCTTGGTGAAGTTACTCAAGCTCTCTCTGTTTTTAAACTTCGCTATAACTATGGCGTCTGTCTCCCCTGTGACGTCATATACTGCGCATACACCCGGCATCTCTGCTACGCTCTTCTCAACCTCAACCAACTTACCCTTAGAAACCACGATCTCTGTTACAACCGTTATATCATAACCCAGTTTACTGTAATCTATGATTGCTGAGTAGCCTTTTATGATCTTAGCCGCTTCAAGCTTCTTTACTCTAGAAAGTACTGTACCTACAGCTACACCCACTCTTTTAGCGACCTCCCTATAAGAACGCCTAGCGTCCTCAAGATACTCTTTAATTATCCTTCTATCAACATCATCTATCTCCAAATCCAAGGAGATACAAACAAACCTTACTTATAAATATACTTAGACGTGGGACTCAGACAAATGTTCAGCAAAAGAAGAGATAGATATAAATATGTCACAATCTGCACCTCCACCTGTGGTCATATGACGATTAAAGAAGAGGAAAAAAGATTACAGTCCTTAACACCTGAAGATGTCATCTCCTCGATCAAAGAAAGTAAGGTCAGGTTTGTTGACCTACAGTTCACGGATTTAGCGGGTAGACTGCAGCACGTGACCATACCGGCGCGAACGCTCGACGTAGATTCTTTTAAGGTTGGTGTGCCTAAATTAGACGGTTCTTCGATAAGAGGGTTTGTTGAGATCTACGAATCTGATCTTCTTCTAGTCCCAGACCCAACAACATACGCTCTCCTGCCTTGGTACGGTGAGGATATCAAGACCGCTAGACTCGTCTGCGACGTATATCGTGGTTTCGGCGCTGGTCGTCTACTCTGGGACCCTAGAGCCATAGCTCAGAAGGCTGAGGCTGAGCTGGTTAAACTAGGTTACACCACATCATATTGGGGTCCTGAGGTCGAATTCTTCGTCTTTGACAAAGTGGTTTGGGATACGCTCTCACCCTATAGAGGTCAAAGCTACTCAATCGAATCTAAGGAGGCTGCGTGGAACAGCTCCGGCTACCCTATACGCTTCAAAGAAGGCTACTACCCAGCACCCCCCCAAGACACGCTCATGGTATTTAGAAGCGAATGCGTAAAGATCTTAGAGGACTACTTTGGAGTTAAATGTGACGCACACCACCACGAAGTCGCTACAGCGGGGCAGTGTGAAATCGATATACTCTACAACACACTGACCAAATCTGCTGATAACGTAGCCACCTACAAGTATGTTGTGAAGAATGTGGCTGTGCAGCATAACATGGTTGCGACTATGATGCCAAAACCCATATTCGCCGATAACGCCTCGGGCATGCACGTGCATATGAGCATATGGCGAGATGGTGTA
This genomic window from Nitrososphaerota archaeon contains:
- a CDS encoding FMN-binding glutamate synthase family protein, giving the protein MKVLDHYINLPKQIQKEFWTTQKIMHIRSLAETGRAVRMWAPPEEKSSRPLDRLRFKAVCDPQNTVDSKVNIGRGRIQLSAPIYFADMSFGSLSGVANIALAKAADITETLAGTGEGGLHPEVAKARRITVQWASARFGVDVDVLNKGLAVVIKIGQGAKPGIGGHLPGAKVTEPISRVRRIPVGKPAISPSPHHDIYSIEDLGRRIEAIKEATGKPVFVKVGATNYVQFIATGVARMGGDGIILDGAGGGTGASPLVISDNVGLPIEIAVASVDKLLRKEGLREGFSVIAAGRVSSAEDAAKLMALGADCVYLGTAALIAMGCIMCHRCHTGYCPTLLTNKVTPNSEKVLSLDKAVEKLTNFVRGWVEELRLIVSSLGLRSVSELVGRRDLLEAFDMWDETASILGVKLVEGRKICRVVEEGEYWSQKRVRHLREIAGFYGHNGGEPALAGTGSLGPPFVEPPKAVCDYLFIDGAQVTRPSIDPYREVVETAAYLSGVRLSLPLYFSHLRDGPKELTLIFAKVAKAMGLMLYVDKDDYGEHLANYLSRIMYAADEVEDVPNGVGAIVVDTWCETKPFRKAFPDTPLYVRVPPTEESLASLPQLIRRGFDAVLIDTDLMYPPIGLDVAVMTSEADWALRELFYGGVPVRNQISLLSGGSVVRGADDAFKLLCLGADAVGLSKAALIAIGYEEGKRLDLAEARQRLENFILAVKGEIRLLAGASGVSSIYTSVVGNRELLRSVDLEPSTRNRLKVKAAGT
- a CDS encoding Lrp/AsnC family transcriptional regulator, which encodes MEIDDVDRRIIKEYLEDARRSYREVAKRVGVAVGTVLSRVKKLEAAKIIKGYSAIIDYSKLGYDITVVTEIVVSKGKLVEVEKSVAEMPGVCAVYDVTGETDAIVIAKFKNRESLSNFTKSLLKMPYVERTNTHVVLTTAKEDFNLPI
- the glnA gene encoding type I glutamate--ammonia ligase, whose amino-acid sequence is MTIKEEEKRLQSLTPEDVISSIKESKVRFVDLQFTDLAGRLQHVTIPARTLDVDSFKVGVPKLDGSSIRGFVEIYESDLLLVPDPTTYALLPWYGEDIKTARLVCDVYRGFGAGRLLWDPRAIAQKAEAELVKLGYTTSYWGPEVEFFVFDKVVWDTLSPYRGQSYSIESKEAAWNSSGYPIRFKEGYYPAPPQDTLMVFRSECVKILEDYFGVKCDAHHHEVATAGQCEIDILYNTLTKSADNVATYKYVVKNVAVQHNMVATMMPKPIFADNASGMHVHMSIWRDGVNLFYDERDEYAELSQVARYYIGGLMEHAEALSAIVSPTTNSYRRLVPGYEAPVYVGWSRSNRSATIRIPVYERGPKSAAKKRIEYRPPDPSANPYLCFAALLAAGLDGIKKKIEIGDPLDENIYKLTPERRRELGIKELPGSLKEAVEAL